One window of the Colletotrichum destructivum chromosome 4, complete sequence genome contains the following:
- a CDS encoding Putative ubiquitin fusion degradation protein Ufd1 has product MYRFDPNEADMYNFARGGRRPIIQRFDEYYRCYPMVMAPGPERPDLNYGSKIFLPPSALDKVSKLHVQWPLLMEIINGEKGKHSHAGVLEFVAEEGRAYLPHWMMQTLSLDVGDMIQIKTTSLELAKLVKLQPQSTNFLDISDPKAVLEKAFRNFAALTKGDIFNFEYNDEIYHVAVLEVKPETEKMGVCMIETDVEVDFAAPVGYVEPEKQQRGSGTSTPRSVRGGVPAGGLLHSQGSMAQSINYNAIAPSATATTSRFYGEGQKLSKKGSKTSTPKPATPVTGSSANAPAVVPLPRRTNGPMPLRLPPNKLFFGYEIKPVKTDADKEREKEESNRPHFAGQGQTLRGKRKGDAEEKEKAPEKKGPSEGNRLDGRGPKPRGIE; this is encoded by the exons ATG TATCGCTTCGACCCCAACGAAGCAGACATGTATAATTTCGCCCGCGGTGGACGCCGCCCCATCATTCAGCGATTCGACGAATACTACCGGTGCTATCCCATGGTCATGGCTCCCGGACCCGAGCGACCCGACCTCAACTACGGATCCAAGATCTTCCTGCCTCCCTCCGCCCTGGACAAGGTCTCGAAGCTACACGTTCAGTGGCCGCTGCTTATGGAGATTATCAATGGCGAGAAGGGAAAACACTCGCATGCCGGTGTGCTGGAGTTCGTCGCGGAGGAGGGCAGAGCCTACCTACCCCACTGG ATGATGCAAACACTCTCGCTCGATGTCGGCGATATGATCCAGATCAAGACCACCTCTCTCGAGCTTGCCAAACTCGTCAAGTTGCAGCCCCAATCGACAAACTTTCTCGACATCAGCGACCCCAAGGCGGTGCTGGAGAAGGCGTTCAGGAACTTTGCCGCTCTCACCAAAGGAGACATATTCAATTTCGAGTACAATGACGAAATCTACCATGTGGCGGTCCTCGAGGTCAAGCCTGAGACGGAAAAGATGGGCGTTTGTATGATCGAGACGGATGTTGAGGTCGACTTCGCCGCGCCAGTCGGCTACGTCGAGCCAGAGAAGCAGCAGAGGGGCAGTGGAACCAGCACACCCAGAAGCGTTCGTGGCGGTGTCCCGGCCGGTGGCCTGCTACACAGCCAGGGCTCCATGGCCCAGTCCATAAACTACAATGCTATCGCACCGTCAGCAACCGCGACTACCTCCAGATTCTACGGCGAGGGACAGAAGCTCAgcaagaagggcagcaagacctcgacgccgaagcccgCCACTCCCGTGACAGGCTCGTCGGCGAACGCGCCTGCTGTCGTGCCCCTCCCGCGCCGGACGAATGGACCCATGCCCCTACGCCTGCCGCCGAACAAGCTCTTCTTTGGCTACGAGATCAAGCCCGTCaagaccgacgccgacaaggagcGAGAGAAGGAAGAATCCAATCGCCCTCATTTCGCCGGTCAGGGCCAGACCCTGCGAGGCAAGCGCaagggcgatgccgaggagaaggagaaggcgccTGAGAAGAAGGGCCCTAGTGAAGGAAACAGACTTGACGGTCGTGGCCCGAAGCCCCGCGGCATCGAGTAA
- a CDS encoding Putative CD2 antigen cytoplasmic tail-binding protein 2/Lin1 — MSSRHSAARPKRAGETFARTHHHDAAADEGHDSKKLKFDVRNPSALAPDAPEEDAILDADVIGTGAGATKRGAVNLDGYDSDSDNERNFKSRANERHRGKKGGDAGILDQLDNYDAKSSGGVGEKGGKIKEDDEDDDMFAADDDEAPEGKPTQEETKPAGKDKSVRFLDDEQIEGQDLKSKSGGQIRLDEEESSDDEAERELAIQEEGIDEEVGLGGLKRNAPKVEAFNMKEEQEEGRFDEDGNYIRKAADPNAVHDKWLDGLSKKDLKKAAEAHERREAEARRLRMENDDILTTDLLKALIVRLDRGETPLEALARLGKGQPKPKKIPKWKLKKQNKGAGEAMDVDKEKELTPDQQKRKEAIEAITDAADKLLSRDHAEIYDQEREVLVREWQRETGEQWVEPAKEDASEDLSTKMWEFRWTDGRDNADKQGPYDGPTMKAWQDAGYFGEGVEFRPVGDDSWTRVAQFA, encoded by the coding sequence ATGTCATCGAGACACTCTGCCGCGCGCCCCAAAAGGGCCGGCGAGACATTCGCGCGAACACACCAtcatgatgccgccgccgacgaaggcCACGATTCTAAGAAGCTCAAGTTCGACGTCCGCAACCCCTCTGCCCTAGCCCCCGACGCCCCGGAAGAAGATGCGATCCTCGATGCGGACGTTATTGGCACCGGCGCGGGTGCAACGAAGCGTGGCGCCGTCAATCTTGACGGCTACGATAGCGACTCGGATAATGAGCGTAACTTCAAGTCGCGCGCCAACGAGCGGCACAGgggcaagaagggcggcgacgctggcATTCTTGATCAGCTGGACAACTACGACGCCAAGAGCAGCGGAGGCGTAGGCGAGAAGGGGGGCAAGATCaaagaggacgacgaggacgacgacatgtttgctgcagacgacgacgaagcgcCAGAAGGGAAACCGACACAGGAAGAAACTAAGCCGGCAGGAAAGGATAAGTCCGTAcgcttcctcgacgatgaACAGATCGAGGGCCAGGACCTGAAGAGTAAAAGCGGAGGTCAGATCCGCTTagacgaagaagagagcagcgacgacgaggcagAGCGGGAGCTGGCGATccaggaggagggcatcgaTGAGGAGGTTGGTCTGGGCGGCCTTAAGCGTAATGCACCTAAGGTTGAGGCCTTCAACAtgaaggaggagcaggaggagggccgcttcgacgaggatggaAATTACATCAGAAAAGCGGCAGATCCGAACGCAGTGCATGATAAGTGGCTCGACGGACTGAGCAAAAAGGACCTGAAAAAGGCAGCTGAGGCGCACGAGAGGCGAGAGGCCGAAGCACGGAGGCTACGGATGGAAAACGACGATATTCTGACAACGGACCTGCTCAAGGCGCTCATCGTACGGTTAGACAGGGGCGAGACGCCGCTCGAGGCCTTGGCGAGGCTGGGCAAGGGGCAGCCGAAGCCAAAGAAAATACCCAAATGGAAGCTCAAGAAACAGAACAAGGGCGCCGGGGAGGCCATGGACGTcgacaaggaaaaggagCTGACACCTGACCAACAAAAGAGGAAAGAGGCCATTGAGGCCATCACCGACGCGGCGGACAAATTGCTCAGTCGAGACCACGCTGAGATCTACGATCAGGAAAGAGAGGTCCTTGTCCGCGAGTGGCAGCGAGAAACGGGCGAGCAGTGGGTCGAGCCGGCGAAGGAGGATGCCAGCGAAGATCTGTCGACCAAAATGTGGGAGTTTCGGTGGACGGACGGGCGCGACAATGCCGACAAACAAGGGCCGTACGACGGGCCTACAATGAAGGCATGGCAGGACGCCGGATACTTTGGAGAAGGCGTTGAGTTCCGGCCCGTAGGCGATGACAGCTGGACTAGGGTTGCTCAGTTTGCATGA
- a CDS encoding Putative AAA+ ATPase domain, TIP49, P-loop domain, ruvB-like, AAA-lid domain-containing protein — MAAPVMTVSESKELRGLNLIAAHSHIRGLGVDSTTLEPRAASQGLVGQEKARKAAAVILQMIKESKIAGRAVLIAGPPSTGKTAIAMGMAQSLGPDVPFTSLASSEIFSLEMSKTEALTQAFRKSIGVRIKEESEIMEGEVVEIQIDRSVTGGAKQGKLTIKTTDMEAVYDMGAKMIDAMTKERVMAGDIISIDKSSGKITKLGRSYARSRDYDAMGVDTKFLQCPDGELQKRKEVVHTVTLHEIDVINSRTQGFLALFSGDTGEIRSEIRDQINTKVGEWKEEGKAEIVPGVLFIDEVHMLDIECFSYINRALEDDLAPVVIMASNRGNSRIRGTDYRSPHGLPLDFLDRVVIIHTNTYNQDEIKQILTIRAQEEEVDVSPDALALLTKIGQEAGLRYASNLITTSQLVCAKRRAKTVEIADVQRSFALFYDPARSVKFVSESEKRLIGNDGAVDFTVTNGHGDAMELS; from the exons ATGGCTGCG CCCGTCATGACTGTCTCCGAGAGCAAGGAGCTTAGAGGGCTCAACCTCATCGCGGCTCACTCTCATATTCGCGGCCTGGGTGTCGACAGCACAACACTGGAGCCTAGGGCGGCGTCCCAGGGTCTGGTGGGGCAGGAAAAGGCCAGGAAAGCCGCGGCCGTGATCCTGCAGATGATCAAGGAGAGCAAGATTGCTGGCAGAGCCGTGCTGATTGCCGGCCCCCCCAG CACCGGCAAGACAGCCATCGCAATGGGCATGGCTCAGTCCCTTGGACCCGACGTCCCCTTCACGTCTCTCGCATCCTCAGAAATCTTCTCCCTCGAAATGTCGAAGACCGAAGCCCTCACACAAGCCTTCCGAAAGTCGATTGGCGTTCGCATCAAGGAGGAGAGCGAGATCatggagggcgaggtcgtTGAGATCCAAATCGACCGAAgcgtcaccggcggcgccaagcAGGGAAAACTGACGATCAAGACGACCGATATGGAGGCCGTGTACGACATGGGCGCCAAGATGATTGATGCCATGACCAAGGAGCGTGTCATGGCTGGCGACATTATCTCTATCGACAAGTCATCGGGCAAGATCACAAAGCTCGGCCGATCATACGCGCGCTCGCGCGACTATGATGCCATGGGCGTCGACACCAAGTTCTTGCAGTGTCCAGATGGCGAGCTgcagaagcgcaaggagGTGGTCCACACTGTGACGCTGCACGAGATTGACGTCATCAACTCGAGAACACAAGGATTCTTGGCGCTGTTTTCGGGCGACACTGGTGAGATCCGCAGTGAGATTCGTGACCAGATCAACACCAAAGTGGGGGagtggaaggaggagggcaaggcTGAGATCGTCCCCGGCGTCTTGTTCATTGACGAGGTTCATATGCTCGACATCGAGTGCTTCTCATACATCAACCGCGCATTGGAAGACGACCTGGCAcccgtcgtcatcatggCTAGCAACAGGGGCAACTCCCGCATCCGCGGAACGGACTACCGCAGCCCTCACGGCCTGCCtctcgacttcctcgatCGCGTTGTGATCATCCACACCAACACATACAACCAGGACGAGATCAAGCAGATCCTCACCATCCGAGCCCAAGAAGAGGAGGTTGACGTTTCGCCGGACGCTCTGGCGCTACTGACCAAGATCGGACAGGAGGCAGGCCTGCGCTACGCCAGTAACCTCATCACGACGTCCCAGCTGGTCTGTGCCAAGCGCAGGGCGAAAACAGTTGAGATTGCCGACGTCCAGAGGAGCTTCGCACTTTTCTACGACCCGGCCCGCAGCGTCAAGTTCGTCTCAGAGTCGGAGAAGCGCTTGATCGGCAACGATGGTGCCGTCGACTTCACCGTCACGAACGGTCATGGCGACGCGATGGAGTTGAGTTAG